One region of Phaeocystidibacter marisrubri genomic DNA includes:
- the rpsI gene encoding 30S ribosomal protein S9: MAVTHTIGRRKTSVARVYLKEGTGAITINGKDYKEYFTVSTLVYKIEQAFALTETTGQYDVKVNVDGGGITGQAEAIRLGLSRALCEINPEHRTALKPEGLLTRDPRMVERKKFGQKKARKKFQFSKR; this comes from the coding sequence ATGGCAGTAACGCACACAATCGGAAGAAGAAAGACGTCTGTTGCCCGCGTATACCTTAAAGAAGGTACTGGCGCCATTACTATTAATGGTAAAGACTACAAAGAGTACTTCACCGTATCAACCTTGGTTTACAAGATTGAGCAAGCATTTGCTCTTACGGAAACTACAGGTCAGTACGACGTGAAAGTGAACGTTGACGGCGGTGGTATCACCGGTCAAGCTGAAGCAATTCGTCTTGGTTTGTCTCGTGCACTTTGTGAAATCAATCCGGAGCACAGAACGGCTTTGAAGCCGGAAGGACTTTTGACTCGCGACCCACGTATGGTGGAACGCAAGAAGTTTGGTCAAAAGAAAGCCCGCAAGAAGTTCCAGTTCTCCAAGCGCTAA
- a CDS encoding WD40/YVTN/BNR-like repeat-containing protein has product MKIYLLAVASLLFSATLSAQSVDPKDLENMKFRNVGPAGMSGRITTIDMDLLTNTLYVGSASGGLWESENFGQSWKPIFEHESTSSIGAVAVDPTNPDVIWVGTGEGNPRNSQSSGDGVFKSIDGGETWMHLGLEATKNIHRVIIDPTHPNTVYVAAIGVAWGDSEERGLYKTTDGGATWEKILYVNNRTGVADMVMDPQNPNKLIVAMWEYRRWPWELKSGGEGSGIYVTYDGGENWTQRTDEDGLPKGNLGRCGLAISASDPNIVYSLVESTEKNALYRSEDGGRNWHKVSDGDEIGNRPFYYADIYVDPQRPDRIYSLWSVLTRSDDGGKSWKTIGPYSFIHPDHHAFWINPKNPDHVIDGNDGGLNISYDGGITWRFVDNLPLAQFYHINVDNEMPYHIYGGMQDNGSWMGPAYTYRAGGIRNDLWEELFFGDGFDVVPHPTDPTIAYAMAQEGYVTRIDLETGYNVFIRPVHPEQEELRFNWNAAIAQNPFNPSSIYFGSQYVHKSDDMGDSWTIISPDLTTNDTAFQKAKTSGGLTMDVTGAENYTTILAIEPSSVNEKVIWVSTDDGRLSITTDGGANCKSLEKKLKEMPKGAWIPQVVSSPTNAGEAYVVVNDYRRNNWTPYLYHTTDYGSSFTRVIDEEDVDGYVLSVMPDPVQPRLVFAGTENGLYVSFDAGENWQKWGEDLPTVPVADMAIQERDGDLVLGTFGRSAWVLDDIRPLRVLATEGNTVGDDPLTAFQAPDAFRVVNRQALGIRFAGSTVYSGENRTDNARFSYWVNVDSTDEAFSKNERIKWDIVDANGDTIRHIEREYTDGLNRVSWDMMEKGVRAPSMSEPNPKQEHSDPGSIPVLPGMYTVHLRIADYISNVQIKVDQDPRLNLSRADLEENYAFMKESMPYVEAVSNLSSNLRDAKKSIALVQKIMEMQEDELGDSVVAEMKEKIKAVSDSLEVVRAAIFGPENAEGYIDESNTWTFKMGMLGYYKWMNRGRVAGNMRNVAALFESSSESVLAKGQSFFEEDWKAFETYIRERELPLFKPLEGMNIQE; this is encoded by the coding sequence ATGAAAATCTACCTACTTGCCGTGGCGAGTTTGCTCTTTTCCGCGACTCTTTCTGCTCAATCCGTGGATCCGAAAGATCTTGAAAACATGAAGTTTCGAAATGTAGGTCCGGCTGGAATGTCGGGGCGCATTACGACGATTGATATGGATTTGCTGACCAATACCCTTTACGTGGGGTCCGCTTCAGGTGGCTTGTGGGAGAGTGAAAACTTCGGACAATCTTGGAAACCGATTTTTGAGCATGAGTCCACGTCATCCATCGGAGCGGTGGCGGTTGATCCTACCAATCCAGACGTGATTTGGGTAGGAACAGGCGAGGGAAATCCTCGCAATTCTCAAAGTTCGGGCGACGGTGTTTTTAAGAGTATTGACGGAGGTGAGACCTGGATGCATTTGGGTTTAGAAGCAACCAAGAATATCCATCGTGTGATTATTGACCCCACCCATCCGAATACCGTTTATGTTGCCGCTATTGGTGTTGCTTGGGGAGATAGTGAAGAGCGAGGTTTGTACAAAACTACCGATGGAGGTGCTACTTGGGAGAAGATTCTCTATGTGAACAACCGAACAGGTGTGGCTGATATGGTGATGGATCCTCAGAATCCCAACAAACTCATTGTGGCTATGTGGGAGTATCGCCGCTGGCCATGGGAATTGAAAAGTGGAGGAGAAGGCAGTGGTATTTATGTGACGTACGACGGTGGGGAAAATTGGACGCAACGGACAGATGAAGACGGCCTGCCTAAAGGGAATTTGGGACGATGTGGATTGGCGATTTCGGCAAGCGACCCCAACATTGTGTACTCACTGGTAGAATCGACCGAAAAGAATGCGCTGTATCGCTCGGAAGATGGAGGGAGAAATTGGCATAAAGTGAGTGATGGCGATGAGATAGGCAATCGTCCCTTTTACTACGCTGATATTTATGTGGATCCTCAACGACCAGATCGTATCTACTCACTTTGGTCGGTGCTTACGCGTTCAGACGATGGAGGGAAGTCGTGGAAAACCATAGGCCCATACAGTTTCATTCATCCAGATCACCACGCTTTTTGGATCAATCCAAAGAACCCAGACCACGTGATTGACGGAAATGATGGCGGCCTGAATATTTCCTACGACGGTGGAATTACTTGGAGGTTTGTAGATAATCTGCCACTTGCGCAGTTCTATCATATTAATGTGGATAACGAAATGCCTTACCATATCTATGGAGGTATGCAGGACAATGGCTCATGGATGGGGCCAGCTTATACATACAGAGCGGGAGGCATTCGAAACGATCTATGGGAGGAGCTTTTCTTTGGAGATGGTTTTGATGTGGTTCCCCATCCCACCGATCCCACTATTGCCTACGCCATGGCGCAAGAGGGATATGTGACTAGAATCGATTTAGAGACAGGCTACAACGTGTTTATTCGTCCGGTTCATCCCGAACAAGAAGAATTGCGCTTCAATTGGAATGCCGCTATCGCACAGAATCCGTTCAATCCAAGCTCCATCTATTTCGGTTCGCAATACGTCCATAAGTCAGACGACATGGGAGATTCTTGGACCATTATTTCTCCCGACCTAACCACAAATGACACTGCCTTTCAAAAGGCAAAGACCAGTGGTGGCTTAACCATGGATGTTACCGGAGCTGAAAATTACACCACCATTTTGGCCATCGAGCCCAGTTCTGTGAATGAAAAGGTCATTTGGGTAAGTACAGACGATGGCCGACTTTCTATTACAACTGATGGAGGTGCAAATTGTAAGTCACTGGAGAAGAAGCTAAAGGAAATGCCAAAAGGGGCTTGGATCCCTCAAGTTGTTTCAAGCCCTACCAATGCGGGTGAGGCTTATGTTGTAGTGAACGATTATCGTCGCAATAACTGGACACCGTACCTCTATCACACGACTGATTATGGTTCATCCTTTACGCGTGTGATTGATGAGGAAGATGTAGATGGCTACGTCTTGTCTGTGATGCCAGATCCGGTTCAACCGCGTTTGGTGTTTGCGGGAACGGAGAATGGGTTATACGTATCGTTTGATGCGGGTGAGAATTGGCAGAAGTGGGGAGAAGACCTTCCAACCGTGCCTGTAGCAGACATGGCTATACAAGAGAGAGATGGAGATTTGGTGCTGGGAACATTTGGTCGTTCAGCTTGGGTTTTGGATGACATTCGACCTTTGCGAGTTCTAGCTACCGAAGGGAATACGGTTGGCGATGATCCTCTCACCGCTTTTCAAGCTCCCGATGCCTTTCGCGTGGTTAATCGTCAGGCGCTGGGAATCCGCTTTGCCGGATCAACCGTGTATTCAGGAGAAAACCGAACCGATAATGCACGCTTTTCATACTGGGTGAATGTGGATAGTACAGACGAGGCCTTTTCTAAGAATGAGCGCATCAAGTGGGATATCGTGGACGCAAACGGAGATACCATTCGTCACATTGAGCGCGAGTATACGGATGGGTTAAATCGCGTTTCATGGGATATGATGGAGAAGGGGGTGCGCGCGCCGAGTATGAGTGAACCCAATCCTAAACAAGAGCATTCTGATCCGGGGTCTATTCCAGTTCTGCCTGGCATGTATACCGTTCATTTACGAATAGCAGATTACATATCTAACGTTCAGATAAAGGTAGATCAAGATCCTCGCTTGAATTTAAGCCGAGCAGATTTGGAGGAGAACTATGCCTTTATGAAAGAGTCTATGCCGTATGTGGAAGCCGTATCGAATCTGTCCTCTAATTTGAGAGATGCGAAGAAATCCATCGCCCTGGTTCAAAAAATCATGGAAATGCAAGAAGATGAACTTGGCGATAGTGTGGTAGCGGAAATGAAAGAGAAGATAAAGGCAGTAAGTGATTCGTTAGAAGTTGTTCGCGCTGCCATATTCGGTCCCGAAAATGCGGAAGGCTACATCGATGAATCCAACACTTGGACGTTCAAAATGGGGATGCTAGGGTATTACAAATGGATGAATAGAGGTCGCGTTGCTGGCAATATGCGAAACGTGGCCGCACTGTTTGAATCTTCATCGGAAAGTGTTCTAGCCAAAGGCCAATCCTTTTTTGAAGAAGATTGGAAGGCGTTTGAAACCTACATAAGAGAAAGGGAGTTGCCGCTCTTTAAACCCTTGGAAGGAATGAATATTCAAGAGTGA
- a CDS encoding T9SS type A sorting domain-containing protein: protein MRYILLILFLFLSLGSFANTYVVTNTHDSGPGSLRYMIAQSSDGDTVALSPQLLWNGSDTIHLYSPIEAGYSLTIIGAMNATDTIHIDGGGNSSFLYNTWSYSYPRSYYLKNLSVLNCNNGGRFGGAIYLISEGEVVVESCTFVSCKVDSFVEQNQRFFINGGALFIRESVTSRIEDCRFVGCRAANGGALHVGASDSIVIKGCDFIENEALFAGGAVNVSQSQSGDADVSIENCSFLRNISNTIDHKHFAYGGALLIVSDSAYISNTRFIDNVVAEFHPQDPSDFSEGGAIVSHTRRLTCESLYFANNNAELGGAMWIFGGIDITNSTFENNTAGWMGGGAYFRITGYDSQVRNCTFTRNSAVVGGALGGYDNYGANESLNITNCTFYENHSDSTAAALYLHQTLMSNLSGCLFVENTSQFGPGVVSNGYMSSVGFNAFEGVPSFGVASDRTGVTKQDAALNPLVLSSGNTPTMRPSKSSVLIDVGNPNDTSHCQDGPILGVRDIGATEGAIIVIDSVLLCDSVQWWGDTYFEQGVYREEAISSSGLDSIGILYAYNLESSLLNINGTLTVPSMPSATYQWIRCNSSGIPIVVGQTSSTFRPTSNGVYAVIITMGNCTDTSDCYPYREVSLEEQIPHFKIFPNPATYEVVIESEYQRISHVRLYSVLGRTVMVKADRGNRVILDVSRLEPGVWICEITSIDGDRRSEKIIISR from the coding sequence ATGCGGTATATCCTCCTCATCCTTTTTCTTTTCTTATCGCTTGGCTCTTTTGCCAATACCTACGTGGTGACCAATACCCATGATTCCGGACCAGGGAGTCTGCGGTATATGATTGCCCAAAGCAGTGATGGTGATACCGTTGCTTTATCTCCTCAATTGCTATGGAATGGTAGTGATACAATTCACTTATATTCTCCCATTGAGGCTGGATACAGCCTGACTATTATCGGTGCAATGAACGCAACAGATACCATCCATATCGATGGTGGTGGAAACAGTTCCTTCTTGTACAATACATGGTCGTATTCCTATCCTAGATCGTATTATTTAAAGAACCTGAGTGTTCTGAACTGCAACAACGGTGGGAGATTTGGTGGAGCTATCTATTTGATTTCCGAAGGTGAGGTCGTAGTGGAGTCGTGCACATTTGTGAGCTGCAAGGTGGATTCTTTCGTAGAACAGAATCAACGGTTTTTTATTAATGGAGGGGCATTGTTCATTCGAGAGAGTGTTACTTCGAGAATAGAAGATTGTCGTTTTGTGGGATGCCGAGCGGCAAATGGTGGTGCGCTCCATGTAGGTGCTTCGGACAGTATCGTTATTAAAGGATGTGATTTCATCGAGAATGAAGCCCTTTTTGCTGGAGGTGCTGTAAACGTTTCTCAATCTCAAAGTGGAGATGCTGATGTTTCTATTGAGAATTGTTCTTTCCTTAGAAACATATCCAATACGATTGACCATAAGCACTTTGCGTATGGGGGGGCTTTACTCATTGTCTCAGACTCTGCTTATATCAGTAATACGAGATTTATAGATAATGTTGTTGCAGAATTTCACCCTCAAGATCCTTCCGACTTTTCTGAAGGTGGGGCAATAGTTAGTCACACTCGCCGACTCACATGTGAGTCACTGTACTTCGCGAATAATAACGCAGAATTAGGTGGGGCTATGTGGATCTTCGGCGGTATTGATATCACAAACTCGACGTTTGAGAATAATACTGCTGGATGGATGGGAGGCGGAGCATATTTCCGAATTACCGGATATGATTCTCAAGTAAGAAACTGCACTTTCACTCGCAATTCTGCAGTTGTGGGTGGAGCTTTAGGAGGATATGATAATTATGGTGCTAATGAAAGTCTTAACATAACTAACTGTACGTTTTACGAGAATCATTCAGATTCTACGGCCGCTGCTCTATATCTCCATCAAACCTTAATGTCAAATTTGTCAGGGTGTTTGTTTGTGGAGAATACGTCCCAGTTCGGGCCGGGAGTGGTTTCCAATGGATATATGAGCTCCGTAGGGTTTAATGCTTTTGAGGGAGTTCCTTCCTTCGGTGTTGCATCAGATAGGACAGGTGTGACCAAGCAGGATGCCGCTTTGAATCCCCTCGTATTAAGCTCAGGCAATACTCCTACAATGAGACCGAGCAAATCGAGCGTATTAATTGACGTTGGGAATCCCAATGATACATCGCATTGTCAGGATGGTCCCATTCTTGGCGTCCGTGATATAGGTGCTACGGAAGGGGCTATCATAGTAATTGATTCTGTACTGCTTTGTGATTCGGTTCAATGGTGGGGCGATACCTATTTCGAGCAAGGGGTGTATAGGGAGGAAGCGATTAGTAGCTCTGGACTTGATTCTATCGGAATTCTATATGCATATAACTTGGAGTCCTCCTTGTTGAATATCAATGGAACATTAACCGTTCCTAGCATGCCATCTGCCACTTATCAATGGATTAGATGTAATTCTAGCGGAATACCCATTGTCGTGGGGCAAACAAGTTCAACTTTTAGACCTACATCAAATGGCGTTTATGCCGTTATCATCACTATGGGTAATTGCACGGATACTTCAGATTGCTACCCGTACCGAGAGGTATCTCTTGAAGAACAGATTCCTCATTTTAAGATTTTCCCCAATCCAGCCACATACGAAGTTGTCATAGAGTCTGAATATCAACGGATTTCACATGTTCGACTGTATAGTGTTTTGGGAAGAACCGTCATGGTGAAGGCTGATCGTGGAAATAGGGTAATACTCGATGTTTCAAGACTAGAGCCAGGCGTTTGGATTTGTGAGATTACGAGCATTGACGGTGATCGACGAAGTGAAAAGATTATCATATCGAGATAA
- a CDS encoding M43 family zinc metalloprotease translates to MAILAIATLLSNNAQSQHQHESHFCGSDIYFEQQAQAHPELLLQREREVNDFVENPNMYEYNSESAIHTIPVVVHVMYYNFEDSISVAQIEDAIDVVNEDYSLTNSDAGNLRAQFQSVQANMEFRFELAKVDPNGKATNGITYHQSDRSLGANDAIKTEYSWNNTKYLNIWVVNAIDLGLPPSQGTILGYAAFPYQGQPVNDDGIVIRHDQMGRIGTARSNGRTLTHEIGHWINLLHPFNYGCSNGGDLVGDTPPVASASYGCDLNKVSCGQTTMIENFMDYADDVCANTFTAGQKARAKACMNNTAFNRDNIAAPANLIATGVNGATVTAAPTANFTLDQHMVCVNDAVDFTNLSVSYINATYNWSFSSGGTTVTSTQENPSMTFTTPGTYSVTLTVTNSSGTDTKTKTAYFRVVDPNATPYDNNFTATFENNIPNFTWMVIDDGDGRHWQTTTLASYGGSKSAQMPTFLSLAGGTDILQSTPMMMDQTASATLSFRYAWAKRDNSNQDRLTVTVSTDCGATWSVARIFSSFSLNTIGSGVATSNFVPNSSQWAEGTVNLNNFIGADPIMIRFNYISDGGNNLYLDEIRTAVTVGVAENENGILRVYPNPANDLVTVDMTSANEADWTLINMNGQTVKVGKLENGTGTIDITELPSGMYMLHLVSNGKTTTERVVVE, encoded by the coding sequence TTGGCTATTTTAGCAATCGCTACACTTCTGAGCAATAACGCTCAATCACAACATCAACACGAGTCCCACTTCTGTGGATCGGACATCTACTTTGAACAACAAGCTCAGGCTCACCCTGAACTTCTCCTTCAACGAGAACGCGAAGTTAATGACTTCGTGGAGAACCCAAACATGTACGAATACAATTCGGAAAGTGCTATTCACACTATTCCCGTTGTTGTACACGTGATGTACTACAACTTTGAAGACAGCATCAGCGTAGCTCAGATTGAAGACGCTATTGATGTGGTCAACGAAGATTACAGTTTGACAAACTCAGACGCGGGTAATCTCCGCGCTCAATTCCAAAGCGTACAAGCGAACATGGAGTTCCGCTTTGAACTCGCTAAAGTTGACCCAAATGGAAAGGCAACAAATGGTATTACCTACCACCAAAGCGACCGCTCTTTAGGCGCCAACGACGCGATCAAAACGGAGTACAGCTGGAACAATACGAAGTACCTCAACATTTGGGTGGTTAACGCCATCGACCTTGGACTCCCCCCTTCTCAAGGAACCATCCTAGGGTATGCCGCATTCCCATACCAAGGTCAACCTGTTAACGATGATGGCATTGTGATTCGTCATGACCAAATGGGTAGAATCGGAACGGCACGTTCTAACGGTAGAACACTCACCCACGAAATTGGTCACTGGATTAACCTCCTCCACCCGTTTAACTATGGTTGTTCTAATGGTGGTGACCTCGTTGGCGACACGCCACCTGTAGCTAGTGCATCGTATGGATGTGACTTGAACAAAGTGAGTTGTGGTCAAACTACCATGATCGAGAATTTCATGGATTACGCAGATGATGTTTGTGCCAACACGTTTACCGCAGGCCAAAAAGCACGAGCAAAAGCATGTATGAACAATACTGCTTTTAACCGCGACAATATCGCTGCACCCGCTAACTTGATAGCTACCGGCGTGAACGGAGCAACGGTTACTGCCGCACCTACGGCTAACTTCACATTGGATCAACACATGGTTTGTGTGAATGATGCAGTTGACTTTACCAACTTGTCGGTTAGCTACATCAACGCCACTTACAACTGGTCTTTCTCTTCAGGTGGCACAACGGTAACTTCAACTCAAGAGAACCCAAGCATGACGTTCACTACCCCAGGAACGTATTCGGTTACTCTTACTGTGACGAATAGCTCTGGCACAGACACCAAGACGAAAACCGCGTACTTCCGAGTGGTTGATCCAAATGCTACTCCGTACGACAATAACTTCACAGCGACGTTTGAGAACAACATCCCGAACTTTACCTGGATGGTGATTGACGACGGTGACGGTAGACATTGGCAAACGACTACTCTCGCTTCTTATGGAGGAAGCAAATCAGCCCAAATGCCAACTTTCCTTTCTCTTGCTGGTGGAACGGATATCCTTCAAAGCACTCCAATGATGATGGATCAAACCGCTTCAGCAACACTTTCATTCCGTTACGCTTGGGCGAAAAGAGATAATTCCAACCAAGACCGACTCACCGTAACGGTCTCCACCGACTGTGGCGCAACTTGGTCTGTGGCTCGAATCTTCTCCTCATTCAGTTTGAACACCATCGGAAGCGGAGTGGCTACTTCTAACTTTGTTCCGAACAGCTCCCAATGGGCAGAGGGTACAGTCAACTTGAACAACTTCATCGGCGCTGATCCCATCATGATTCGTTTCAACTATATCTCTGACGGAGGTAACAACTTGTACTTGGACGAAATCAGAACGGCAGTTACTGTTGGTGTGGCAGAGAATGAGAACGGAATTCTTCGCGTTTACCCGAACCCAGCGAATGACTTGGTAACGGTAGACATGACTTCTGCCAACGAAGCAGATTGGACACTGATCAATATGAATGGCCAAACCGTAAAAGTGGGCAAACTTGAAAACGGAACAGGTACTATTGATATCACTGAACTGCCAAGCGGCATGTACATGCTACATCTCGTATCTAACGGAAAGACAACTACAGAAAGAGTCGTTGTTGAATAA
- the rplM gene encoding 50S ribosomal protein L13: MDTLSYKTVSANAATVDKQWVVVDAEGQALGRLASKVAKLIRGKHKPNFTPHVDCGDNVIIINAEKVVMSGNKGADRDHIWYTGYPGGQRRISYNDLKEKNVRRLVENAVRGMLPKNRLGRAMFKNLYVYEGSEHVHEAQQPTVINLNEFK; this comes from the coding sequence GTGGATACTTTGAGTTACAAAACCGTTTCAGCAAACGCAGCTACTGTAGACAAGCAGTGGGTTGTTGTTGATGCTGAAGGCCAGGCACTGGGTCGCCTCGCCTCCAAGGTTGCTAAACTGATCCGCGGCAAACACAAGCCAAACTTTACTCCTCACGTTGATTGTGGTGATAACGTTATCATCATCAACGCTGAGAAAGTAGTAATGTCTGGTAACAAGGGTGCCGACCGTGACCATATTTGGTACACTGGTTACCCTGGTGGACAGCGCCGTATCAGCTATAACGACCTTAAAGAAAAGAATGTCCGCCGTTTGGTGGAGAATGCCGTTCGTGGTATGCTTCCTAAGAACCGCTTGGGACGTGCAATGTTCAAAAACCTTTATGTATACGAAGGTTCAGAGCACGTGCACGAAGCTCAGCAGCCTACGGTGATCAACCTCAATGAATTTAAGTGA
- the rpsB gene encoding 30S ribosomal protein S2 — protein sequence MAQDKVKALLDAGVHFGHLTRKWHPNMAPYIFMERNGIHIIDLQKTQAKLDEANAALAKIAASGRKILFVATKKQGKDIVAEFAKEANMPYITERWAGGMLTNFVTIRKAIKKMSNIDKMKADGTFNTLSKRERLQVDRQRAKLEKTLGSIADMSRLPAAIFVVDVLREHIAVEEARKLNIPVFAMVDTNSDPLLVDFPIPANDDASKSISIIMSEVTTAIKGGLAQRKNDKEKAGNEKVAKKAAKVASND from the coding sequence ATGGCACAAGATAAAGTTAAAGCACTGCTCGATGCCGGCGTGCATTTTGGTCACCTGACCAGAAAATGGCATCCAAACATGGCTCCTTATATTTTTATGGAGCGCAATGGTATCCACATCATTGACCTGCAAAAGACCCAGGCAAAATTGGACGAAGCAAATGCTGCTCTTGCCAAGATTGCTGCTTCAGGTCGTAAAATTCTCTTCGTAGCTACGAAGAAGCAAGGTAAAGACATTGTGGCTGAATTCGCGAAAGAAGCGAACATGCCATACATTACCGAGCGTTGGGCTGGTGGTATGCTTACGAACTTCGTAACCATCCGCAAAGCCATCAAGAAGATGTCTAACATCGACAAGATGAAGGCTGACGGTACGTTCAACACCCTTTCTAAGCGTGAGCGCTTACAAGTGGATCGTCAACGTGCTAAACTTGAGAAGACTTTGGGTTCTATCGCAGATATGAGCCGTCTTCCAGCAGCAATCTTTGTTGTTGACGTTCTTCGTGAGCACATCGCAGTTGAGGAAGCTCGCAAATTGAATATCCCTGTTTTCGCAATGGTGGATACAAATAGCGACCCACTTCTTGTGGACTTCCCTATCCCTGCAAACGATGACGCTTCTAAGTCTATCTCTATCATCATGTCTGAAGTGACTACTGCTATCAAAGGCGGTTTGGCACAACGCAAGAATGATAAAGAAAAGGCAGGTAACGAGAAAGTTGCGAAGAAAGCTGCTAAAGTAGCTAGCAACGACTAA
- the pyrH gene encoding UMP kinase produces MKYQRILLKLSGEALMGDQQYGISGDRIREYAMEVKEVVEAGAQVGIVIGGGNIFRGVQGASEGMDRVQGDHMGMLATMINGLALQSALEEVGVYTRLQSAIKMDQIAEPFIRRRAVRHLEKGRVVIFGGGTGNPYFTTDTAATLRAIEIEADVILKGTRVDGIYTADPEKDSTATKFDTLSFEEVYKRGLNVMDLTAFTLSKENNLPIVVFDMNTRGNLVRVVKGENIGTLVEK; encoded by the coding sequence ATGAAGTACCAACGAATTCTACTCAAGTTAAGCGGTGAAGCCCTCATGGGTGATCAACAGTATGGCATTTCTGGCGATCGTATACGCGAATATGCGATGGAAGTGAAGGAAGTGGTAGAAGCTGGTGCTCAAGTTGGGATTGTAATTGGTGGAGGAAATATCTTCCGTGGTGTTCAAGGAGCAAGTGAGGGTATGGATCGCGTTCAAGGCGACCACATGGGGATGCTAGCAACCATGATCAACGGTTTGGCACTTCAGTCGGCCTTGGAGGAAGTAGGCGTTTATACGCGACTGCAATCTGCAATCAAGATGGATCAAATTGCCGAACCGTTCATTCGCAGAAGAGCGGTGCGTCATCTGGAGAAAGGACGAGTAGTCATCTTTGGTGGTGGAACGGGTAACCCCTATTTTACAACTGATACTGCAGCGACTCTCCGCGCTATCGAGATTGAAGCCGATGTGATCCTAAAAGGTACCCGTGTTGATGGTATTTATACGGCCGATCCTGAAAAGGATAGCACAGCTACCAAGTTCGATACGCTTTCGTTTGAAGAGGTGTATAAACGAGGTCTGAATGTGATGGACCTTACGGCTTTCACACTCTCTAAAGAGAACAATCTACCTATCGTTGTATTCGATATGAATACACGTGGTAACTTGGTGAGAGTGGTGAAAGGAGAGAACATCGGTACACTTGTAGAGAAGTAA
- the tsf gene encoding translation elongation factor Ts: MSKITAADVNKLRKQTGAGMMDCKNALVEANGDFEAAIDILRKKGQKIAAKRADREATEGAVIAKASADNKRGVIISLNCETDFVAKNDSFVELANRMADIALENFPATLEDLLSSTFDGSMTVADKLTEQTGVIGEKLELGAFEKIEGEFIGSYIHAGNKLASVVSLSGEAAEAAKDVAMQAAAMNPVALDRSSVTQEAIDREMDIIRDQIRQEGKPEDMVEKIAQGKLNKFFKENTLVDQDFIKDSKLSVSKYLDGVEKGLTVTGFKRVGLGM; this comes from the coding sequence ATGTCTAAAATCACTGCCGCAGACGTAAATAAATTGCGCAAGCAGACTGGCGCAGGTATGATGGATTGTAAGAACGCACTCGTTGAAGCAAACGGTGACTTCGAAGCAGCTATCGACATCCTTCGCAAAAAAGGTCAAAAAATCGCTGCTAAGCGTGCTGACCGCGAAGCTACTGAAGGTGCAGTTATCGCTAAGGCTTCTGCCGATAACAAGCGTGGTGTTATCATCAGCTTGAATTGCGAAACTGACTTCGTTGCTAAAAACGATTCTTTCGTTGAATTGGCTAACAGAATGGCCGATATCGCACTTGAGAACTTCCCTGCTACCTTGGAAGATCTTTTGTCTTCAACTTTCGACGGTTCTATGACTGTTGCTGATAAGTTGACAGAACAAACTGGTGTGATTGGTGAGAAACTTGAATTGGGTGCTTTCGAGAAGATCGAAGGTGAATTCATCGGTTCTTACATCCACGCAGGTAACAAACTTGCTTCTGTTGTTTCATTGTCTGGCGAAGCTGCTGAAGCTGCTAAAGACGTAGCCATGCAAGCTGCTGCAATGAACCCAGTTGCTCTTGACCGCTCAAGCGTTACTCAAGAGGCGATTGACCGTGAAATGGATATCATCCGCGATCAAATTCGTCAAGAAGGTAAGCCTGAGGATATGGTTGAGAAGATTGCTCAAGGTAAATTGAACAAGTTCTTTAAAGAGAACACGTTGGTTGACCAAGACTTCATCAAAGACAGCAAGCTTTCAGTATCTAAGTACTTGGACGGCGTTGAAAAAGGTCTTACTGTGACTGGATTCAAGCGCGTAGGTTTGGGTATGTAA